Proteins encoded within one genomic window of Girardinichthys multiradiatus isolate DD_20200921_A chromosome 21, DD_fGirMul_XY1, whole genome shotgun sequence:
- the cry-dash gene encoding cryptochrome DASH: MSASRTVICLLRNDLRLHDNELFHWAQRNAEHIVPLYCFDPRHYAGTYNFNLPKTGPFRLRFLLESVRDLRNTLLNTGSNLVVRKGKPEEVVADLIKQLGSVSSVAFHEEVASEELNVEKKVKEVCAQLKVKVHTCWGSTLYHMEDLPFHQISRLPDVYTEFRKAVESQSRVRPVLPTPERLNPLPPGLDEGAIPTAEDLQQTEPVSDPRSAFPCTGGESSALARLKHYFWDTDAVATYKETRNGLIGVDYSTKFSPWLALGCISPRYIYHQIKTYERERTANQSTYWVIFELLWRDYFKFVGIKYGNKMFQVKGLQGKSVPWKMDIKLFDAWKEGRTGVPFVDANMRELALTGFMSNRGRQNVASFLTKDLGLDWRQGAEWFEYLLIDHDVCSNYGNWLYSAGIGNDPRENRKFNMIKQALDYDINGEYVRRWVPELGGIRGADVHTPWNLSSAALSHAGVSLGDTYPTPVVTAPEWSRHFSKKPSGAGPSAKGKRGPTHTPKQHRDRGIDFYSSRSKNL, from the exons ATGTCAGCCTCTCGTACGGTTATATGTTTGCTAAGAAACGACCTGCGTCTTCACGACAATGAG CTCTTCCACTGGGCTCAGAGAAATGCTGAACACATAGTCCCGCTGTACTGCTTTGACCCGAGACATTATGCGGGAACGTACAacttcaacctgccaaagaccgGGCCTTTCCGTCTGCGCTTCCTGCTGGAGAGCGTCCGAGACCTCAGAAACACGCTGCTCAACACGGGCAG CAATCTGGTGGTGAGGAAGGGTAAGCCGGAGGAGGTGGTCGCTGACCTCATCAAGCAGCTCGGCTCCGTTAGCAGCGTGGCTTTCCATGAAGAG GTTGCTTCGGAAGAGCTGAACGTGGAGAAAAAGGTGAAGGAAGTCTGTGCTCAGCTGAAGGTGAAAGTTCACACCTGCTGGGGCTCCACACTGTACCACATGGAAGATCTGCCATTTCACCAAATATCCAG GCTGCCTGATGTGTACACGGAGTTCAGAAAAGCAGTGGAAAGCCAGAGCAGGGTGAGGCCTGTGCTTCCAACCCCTGAGAGGCTGAATCCCCTCCCCCCAGGGTTGGATGAAGGAGCTATTCCCACAGCAGAGGACCTGCAGCAGACTG AGCCTGTGAGTGATCCTCGCTCAGCTTTCCCTTGCACTGGTGGAGAAAGTAGTGCCCTTGCAAGACTCAAACACTATTTCTGGGACACT GATGCAGTGGCGACTTACAAAGAAACTCGTAACGGCTTGATCGGGGTGGATTACTCCACAAAATTTTCACCATG GTTGGCTTTGGGATGCATTTCTCCAAGGTATATTTACCATCAGATCAAAACGTATGAGAGGGAGCGGACAGCCAATCAGAGCACCTACTG GGTCATTTTTGAGCTGTTGTGGAGGGATTACTTCAAGTTTGTGGGCATTAAGTAtggaaacaaaatgtttcaggtcaaag GGCTTCAAGGAAAGTCTGTTCCATGGAAGATGGACATAAAGCTGTTTGACGCATGGAAAG AGGGACGCACAGGGGTGCCTTTCGTGGACGCCAACATGAGAGAGCTGGCGCTGACAGGCTTCATGTCCAACAGAGGGCGTCAAAACGTCGCAAGCTTCCTCACAAAGGATCTGGGCCTTGACTGGAGACAGGGAGCTGAGTGGTTTGAGTATCTGCTC ATTGATCATGATGTCTGCAGCAACTATGGAAACTGGCTTTACAGCGCAGGTATAGGAAATGACCCAAGAGAGAACAGGAAGTTCAACATGATCAAACAAGCCCTTGACTACGACATCAAC GGGGAGTACGTGCGACGGTGGGTCCCAGAGCTGGGCGGCATCAGAGGGGCAGACGTGCACACGCCCTGGAACCTGAGCTCAGCTGCACTGTCGCACGCTGGCGTGTCGCTCGGTGACACTTACCCAACCCCCGTGGTCACTGCGCCTGAATGGAGCCGACACTTTAGCAAGAAACCA agcGGCGCAGGACCATcagcaaaaggaaagagaggCCCAACTCACACTCCCAAACAGCATCGAGACAGAGGCATCGACTTCTATTCCTCTAGGAGTAAAAACCTGTGA